Proteins encoded together in one Gloeomargarita sp. SKYB120 window:
- a CDS encoding LapA family protein: MTTLGLASFLALLLLFTALFSVQNATLVSLRWLVWQSVPLPLGLVLTFGFAMGLLLGAAMRVARRFSRR, encoded by the coding sequence GTGACCACCCTTGGGTTAGCCAGTTTTTTGGCGCTGCTACTTTTATTCACGGCTTTATTTTCTGTACAAAATGCCACTTTGGTTTCCTTGCGCTGGCTGGTGTGGCAGTCTGTCCCTTTACCGCTGGGTCTGGTGTTGACCTTCGGTTTTGCCATGGGCCTGCTGCTGGGGGCAGCGATGCGTGTCGCTCGACGATTCTCCCGCCGGTGA
- a CDS encoding cytochrome b6-f complex iron-sulfur subunit: MASVSPSADVPDMGRRQFMNLLMTGGLTTVALAALYPFVSFFIPAGSGGGAAGGVIAKDALGNDIRVDEYLKTHPPGDRSLAQGPKGDPTYIIVTDDGQIAEYGLNAVCTHLGCVVPWNASENKFICPCHGSQYDKTGKVIRGPAPLSLALVKAQVTDDNKILFTTWTDKDFRTGQDPWWT; the protein is encoded by the coding sequence ATGGCTTCCGTCTCTCCGAGCGCCGATGTGCCCGATATGGGACGCCGCCAGTTCATGAACCTGCTGATGACCGGGGGATTGACCACGGTGGCGCTAGCGGCTCTGTATCCATTTGTGAGCTTTTTTATTCCCGCCGGTTCGGGTGGGGGGGCTGCTGGTGGGGTCATCGCCAAAGACGCCCTAGGCAACGACATCAGAGTAGATGAATACCTGAAAACCCATCCCCCCGGTGACCGGTCCCTGGCCCAAGGCCCTAAGGGCGACCCGACCTACATTATCGTTACTGACGACGGGCAGATTGCCGAGTACGGGTTAAATGCGGTATGCACCCACTTGGGTTGCGTCGTGCCCTGGAACGCTAGCGAAAACAAATTTATTTGTCCCTGTCATGGTTCCCAGTACGACAAAACCGGCAAAGTGATTCGCGGCCCAGCGCCCCTATCCCTGGCTTTGGTGAAGGCGCAAGTGACCGACGATAACAAAATCCTATTTACCACCTGGACAGACAAGGACTTCCGCACGGGTCAAGACCCTTGGTGGACGTAA
- the petA gene encoding apocytochrome f, whose product MNIQRFLRQLLLVGLGIFLWWGWTPAPAYAYPFWAQQAYENPREPTGRIVCANCHLAQKPVRLEIPQAVLPNQVFEAKVKIPYDTSLQQVYADGSRGPLNVGAVVILPEGFTLAPEDRIPPELKEKTEGIYYQTYSEDKPNILLVGPLPGDQYQEIVFPILAPDPATNKNVHFLKYPVYVGGNRGRGQIYPTGEKSNNTIFTASVAGQITAITPQEDGGYQVTIQPETGDPVVETIPPGPQLIVSVGDTVAADAPLTDNPNVGGFGQAHGEIVLQSPTRLKWLMAFLATVALAQILLVLKKRQWEKVQAQMEF is encoded by the coding sequence ATGAACATCCAACGGTTTTTGCGACAACTCCTGCTGGTGGGTTTAGGCATCTTCCTGTGGTGGGGATGGACGCCAGCGCCGGCCTATGCCTATCCCTTCTGGGCGCAACAGGCTTATGAGAACCCCCGGGAACCCACCGGTCGCATTGTCTGCGCCAACTGTCACCTGGCCCAAAAACCGGTGCGACTGGAAATTCCCCAGGCGGTGTTACCCAACCAGGTCTTTGAAGCCAAGGTGAAAATTCCCTACGACACCAGCCTGCAACAGGTGTATGCCGATGGCAGTCGGGGACCCTTGAACGTAGGGGCGGTGGTCATTCTTCCTGAAGGTTTTACCCTCGCGCCGGAAGACCGCATCCCGCCGGAGCTGAAGGAAAAGACGGAAGGGATTTATTATCAAACCTACAGCGAAGACAAACCCAACATTTTGCTGGTGGGGCCATTGCCCGGCGACCAGTACCAGGAAATCGTTTTCCCTATCCTCGCCCCGGACCCGGCGACCAACAAGAACGTGCATTTCCTGAAATACCCGGTGTACGTAGGCGGTAATCGCGGGCGCGGCCAAATCTATCCCACCGGTGAAAAGAGCAACAACACCATCTTTACGGCGTCGGTAGCGGGACAAATCACTGCGATTACACCCCAAGAAGACGGCGGCTACCAAGTCACTATTCAGCCCGAAACGGGTGACCCGGTGGTGGAAACAATCCCGCCTGGGCCGCAGTTAATCGTGTCCGTTGGGGATACGGTAGCAGCGGATGCGCCGTTAACCGATAACCCCAATGTGGGGGGATTTGGGCAAGCCCACGGGGAAATTGTGTTGCAAAGCCCCACCCGGTTGAAGTGGTTGATGGCATTTCTGGCGACCGTCGCCCTGGCGCAAATCCTACTGGTGCTGAAAAAACGCCAGTGGGAAAAAGTGCAAGCCCAAATGGAATTTTAA
- a CDS encoding thiopurine S-methyltransferase: MEPAYWHSRWEKGEIGFHLLTPNPRLLTWWPQLQMPTEAMVFVPLCGKSLDMVWLRQQGHTVVGVEISPLAVQQFFAENGMTPQVEQQGDFTCYTTDGFRLLCGDYFDLTPAVVWGETASCAVAIYDRAALVALPPARRRAYAAQMRALAPSGSRMLLLTFAYPQTDFPGPPFSVSPAEVHQLYGAAADIEHWCDEEALSLHPGLQARGVRELREHVFALRFR; the protein is encoded by the coding sequence ATGGAACCGGCGTACTGGCACAGCCGTTGGGAAAAAGGGGAAATCGGCTTTCACCTGCTCACGCCAAACCCACGCTTGCTTACCTGGTGGCCCCAGTTGCAGATGCCAACAGAAGCGATGGTGTTTGTGCCCCTGTGCGGCAAGTCGCTGGACATGGTGTGGTTGCGTCAACAGGGTCACACCGTGGTGGGGGTGGAAATTAGTCCCCTGGCGGTGCAACAGTTTTTTGCCGAAAACGGGATGACCCCCCAGGTAGAACAACAGGGTGACTTTACGTGCTACACAACGGATGGCTTCCGGCTCCTGTGCGGGGATTACTTTGACCTGACGCCTGCCGTTGTATGGGGAGAAACGGCCAGTTGTGCGGTGGCCATCTACGACCGCGCTGCCCTGGTGGCTCTACCCCCCGCAAGGCGTCGGGCTTATGCGGCTCAGATGCGGGCGTTGGCGCCTTCCGGGAGCCGAATGCTCCTGTTGACGTTTGCCTATCCCCAAACGGATTTCCCAGGCCCCCCTTTTAGCGTGTCGCCAGCGGAAGTCCACCAGCTCTACGGCGCAGCAGCCGATATTGAACACTGGTGTGATGAAGAGGCCCTTTCCCTGCACCCTGGTTTACAAGCGCGGGGTGTGCGCGAGTTGCGGGAGCACGTTTTTGCGCTTCGGTTCCGGTGA
- a CDS encoding FAD-dependent oxidoreductase — translation MIVGAGIAGLSAAYHLRRLGWHATLYEASNRIGGRIFSVAGQFAPGLVTELGGEFIDSSHEDMLWFARQFKLDLIDLEAPSEKNLQTRYVFNGQSYTEAQIIEALRPVARRIAQDAQKVGDTVTYNQHTPHARTLDRLSLSEYLQRLGLSGWLYELLEVAYVTEYGLDAGEQSCLNLVLMIDTDLSDGFNLYGESDERYKIRGGNQQIVDRLARLLAPQVNLEHRLVALREADSGYRMTFERPGGRYVDVSADVVLLTLPFTVLRKVELKVNLPKVKQQAIRELGYGTNAKLILGFQTPFWRSAGYNGDFFTDAPFQSGWDSSRLQRPRAGSLTLFLGGTPGVQLGQGTPQTQATQFLPAIERLFPGATKQYTGKVTRFHWPSHAFTRGSYACWKVGQYTTIAGAEFAPVGRLFFAGEHTSLDYQGYMNGGAETGRRAAQLIHRQLRK, via the coding sequence GTGATTGTGGGAGCGGGCATCGCCGGATTGAGTGCAGCCTATCACCTGCGTCGCCTGGGTTGGCACGCCACGCTCTACGAAGCCAGCAATCGCATCGGGGGGCGCATTTTTTCTGTAGCGGGCCAATTTGCGCCGGGACTGGTCACGGAATTGGGGGGCGAGTTCATTGATAGCTCCCATGAAGATATGCTCTGGTTTGCCCGCCAGTTCAAGCTCGACTTGATTGACTTGGAAGCCCCATCCGAGAAAAATCTGCAAACGCGTTACGTCTTTAATGGCCAGAGCTATACAGAAGCACAAATTATCGAGGCACTACGCCCCGTGGCCCGTCGCATCGCCCAGGACGCCCAGAAAGTGGGGGATACAGTGACCTATAACCAGCACACGCCCCACGCGCGCACCCTAGACCGGCTATCGCTATCGGAATACCTGCAGCGGTTGGGACTGAGCGGCTGGCTCTACGAGTTACTGGAAGTCGCTTACGTCACGGAGTACGGTCTGGATGCGGGGGAACAGTCTTGTCTGAATTTGGTCTTGATGATTGACACAGACTTGAGCGATGGTTTCAACCTGTATGGCGAGAGCGACGAGCGCTATAAGATTCGGGGGGGCAACCAACAAATTGTGGACCGCCTGGCCCGCCTGCTAGCGCCGCAGGTTAACTTGGAGCACCGTTTGGTCGCACTCCGAGAAGCGGACTCCGGCTATCGCATGACGTTTGAACGTCCAGGGGGGCGCTATGTGGATGTTTCAGCGGATGTGGTGCTCCTGACCTTGCCGTTTACAGTTTTGCGGAAGGTGGAACTCAAGGTAAATCTACCCAAGGTGAAGCAACAGGCCATTCGCGAGCTGGGATATGGGACCAACGCCAAACTCATCCTGGGCTTTCAGACGCCCTTCTGGCGTTCAGCAGGCTATAACGGTGACTTTTTTACCGATGCTCCCTTCCAGAGCGGTTGGGACAGCAGTCGGCTGCAACGGCCTAGGGCTGGGAGCTTGACCCTGTTTCTGGGTGGGACGCCGGGAGTGCAACTTGGCCAAGGGACGCCCCAAACGCAAGCAACCCAGTTTTTACCTGCTATCGAACGCTTGTTTCCTGGAGCAACGAAGCAATACACGGGGAAGGTCACCCGCTTCCACTGGCCCAGCCACGCTTTTACCAGAGGAAGCTACGCCTGCTGGAAAGTGGGGCAATACACGACGATTGCCGGGGCGGAATTTGCACCTGTGGGACGATTGTTCTTTGCCGGTGAACATACGAGCCTGGACTATCAAGGTTACATGAACGGAGGAGCAGAAACCGGACGGCGCGCGGCTCAACTCATTCACCGTCAATTGCGGAAGTAA
- the cobM gene encoding precorrin-4 C(11)-methyltransferase, translating into MKVYLVGAGPGDPELLTVRAQRLIQQADVLVYADSLIPPAIVALARPDCERIPTKHLTLEEIVPLMVSRAQANQLVVRLHSGDVSIYGAIAEQIEALRQAGVAVEVVPGIGSLQLAAARLQTEWTLPEVVQTVILTRAPGVTPMPEKLADLAAHRATLALYLSARWVDQAQAELQKHYPTDTLVAVCHRLGWPQERIWLVPLAEMAPLTHRENLTRTTLYVISPVFHAQGQRSRLYHPDHRHLFRP; encoded by the coding sequence ATGAAGGTTTACCTGGTAGGTGCAGGGCCGGGTGACCCGGAATTACTCACAGTGCGGGCGCAGCGGTTGATCCAGCAGGCGGATGTCCTAGTGTATGCCGATTCCCTGATTCCCCCAGCCATCGTAGCCTTGGCTCGTCCCGACTGTGAACGCATCCCGACCAAACATTTGACGCTCGAGGAAATCGTCCCATTGATGGTGTCCCGAGCGCAGGCGAACCAGTTGGTCGTGCGCTTGCATTCAGGGGATGTGAGCATTTACGGGGCAATTGCTGAACAGATTGAAGCGTTGCGCCAGGCCGGCGTTGCCGTAGAAGTGGTGCCGGGGATTGGGTCGTTGCAGTTGGCCGCTGCCCGGCTACAGACTGAGTGGACCCTGCCGGAGGTGGTGCAAACGGTAATTCTCACCCGCGCCCCAGGAGTAACACCGATGCCGGAAAAGCTGGCTGACCTTGCCGCCCATCGCGCGACGTTGGCCCTATACCTAAGCGCCCGCTGGGTGGACCAAGCGCAAGCTGAATTACAAAAGCATTACCCTACAGATACGCTAGTAGCAGTTTGTCATCGCCTGGGATGGCCTCAGGAGCGGATTTGGCTGGTGCCGCTGGCGGAAATGGCCCCCCTGACCCACCGGGAAAACCTGACGCGCACCACGTTGTACGTGATTAGTCCCGTGTTTCATGCGCAGGGGCAACGCTCCCGCCTGTATCACCCAGACCATCGCCACCTGTTTCGGCCCTGA
- a CDS encoding helix-turn-helix domain-containing protein translates to MPRPYNYDLRKKAVEAISNGATIMEVSRFLNVSYRTVQRWLRQWSETGDVHPKEGYQKGHSHKLKDLEEFQQFVDANPSLTQREMAAHFGVS, encoded by the coding sequence ATGCCCAGACCATATAACTATGATTTGCGTAAGAAGGCGGTAGAAGCCATCTCGAATGGCGCCACTATCATGGAAGTCAGTCGGTTCCTGAACGTCAGCTATCGAACGGTACAGCGCTGGCTCAGACAATGGTCAGAAACCGGCGACGTTCACCCCAAGGAAGGCTATCAAAAAGGCCATAGTCATAAGCTGAAAGACCTAGAAGAATTTCAGCAGTTTGTGGATGCCAACCCCAGCCTGACTCAGCGGGAGATGGCCGCTCACTTCGGTGTGAGTTAA
- a CDS encoding archease, producing the protein MENSWGQGFEEVPHTADVALRVWGQDLKELFVNAARGLAWLTADPASVCPEKETSLDLSASDAETLLVTWLGELIYLNEREGLVFTEFDLEEVTPIHLQGVVRGGRPTETRHLVKAATFSGLSIRSTERGLETTVTFDV; encoded by the coding sequence ATGGAGAACTCATGGGGCCAAGGCTTCGAGGAGGTTCCCCATACGGCTGATGTGGCGTTACGGGTCTGGGGGCAAGACCTGAAGGAACTTTTTGTCAATGCAGCACGCGGGCTGGCTTGGCTGACGGCGGACCCGGCATCTGTTTGCCCTGAAAAGGAAACGTCGCTGGACCTGAGCGCGTCCGATGCGGAAACGTTGCTGGTCACTTGGCTGGGGGAACTTATTTACTTGAATGAGCGGGAGGGTCTGGTCTTTACGGAGTTTGACCTGGAAGAGGTCACGCCCATACACTTGCAAGGCGTGGTTCGCGGCGGCCGACCGACGGAAACCCGTCATCTGGTCAAGGCTGCTACATTCAGTGGCCTGTCTATCCGCTCCACTGAGCGTGGGTTGGAGACAACCGTCACATTTGATGTGTGA
- a CDS encoding RtcB family protein, producing the protein MRVPARIFASAEMLDAAFRDRTAQQLVNTATLPGVLKYAMVMPDFHEGYGFPIGGVAAMDAKTGVISPGGVGYDINCGVRLMASHLEKEEVMPYLRDLTNALYRACPSGVGESGRIEVSSRELDELMVEGARWALKQGLAREEDLAHTEEEGTLPGADPSKVSARARERGGDQIGSLGAGNHFLEIDVVEEIFDPEVAKAFGLQENQIVVQIHCGSRGFGHQICDDYVKGFQSSVRKYGISIPDRELVCAPIDSPEGRAYYSAMACAVNYAFVNRQVLAMGVREAFRDVLRGKVRNYDLYQVYDVAHNIAKFEEHEIDGKQVKVCVHRKGATRAFGPGRPEVPEAYRDVGQPVLVPGSMGTASYVLVGTKKAMELSFGSTCHGAGRVMSRAQALKKIWGPDLKQELEERGLVIRAGSTKGLAEEAPVAYKDVSQVVEVVQSAGLARKVARLRPLAVIKG; encoded by the coding sequence ATGCGAGTTCCCGCCCGCATCTTCGCCAGTGCGGAGATGTTGGATGCCGCTTTCCGCGACCGAACGGCACAGCAGTTGGTCAACACAGCTACTTTGCCCGGTGTTCTCAAATATGCGATGGTGATGCCTGATTTCCATGAGGGCTACGGTTTCCCTATCGGTGGTGTCGCAGCAATGGACGCGAAGACGGGTGTTATCTCCCCTGGCGGAGTCGGCTACGACATTAATTGCGGCGTCCGGCTGATGGCTTCCCACCTAGAGAAGGAGGAAGTCATGCCTTACCTTCGGGACTTGACCAACGCCCTCTACCGGGCTTGCCCCAGCGGTGTGGGTGAGTCTGGGCGCATTGAGGTCTCCTCACGCGAACTGGATGAACTCATGGTAGAAGGGGCCCGCTGGGCGCTGAAGCAAGGTCTAGCGCGGGAGGAAGACCTGGCCCACACCGAAGAGGAAGGTACGCTCCCCGGCGCTGACCCTAGCAAGGTGAGCGCCCGCGCTCGGGAACGGGGTGGCGACCAGATTGGCTCGCTGGGTGCGGGCAATCATTTCCTAGAGATTGACGTTGTGGAGGAAATTTTTGATCCCGAAGTAGCGAAAGCCTTCGGCCTGCAGGAAAACCAGATTGTCGTTCAGATTCACTGTGGTTCTCGCGGCTTCGGCCACCAGATTTGCGACGACTACGTCAAAGGTTTCCAGTCATCTGTCCGCAAGTACGGCATTTCCATTCCCGACCGGGAACTGGTCTGCGCACCTATTGACTCTCCAGAAGGCCGGGCTTACTACAGCGCCATGGCTTGCGCGGTCAATTACGCCTTTGTCAACCGTCAAGTGTTAGCGATGGGTGTCCGGGAGGCCTTCCGGGATGTCCTTCGGGGCAAGGTTCGCAACTATGACCTCTACCAGGTCTACGATGTGGCCCATAACATCGCCAAATTTGAAGAACACGAGATAGATGGCAAGCAGGTGAAGGTCTGTGTCCACCGCAAGGGAGCCACGCGCGCCTTTGGTCCAGGCCGTCCTGAGGTGCCGGAGGCGTACCGAGACGTAGGCCAGCCAGTCCTTGTCCCTGGTTCTATGGGGACGGCGTCCTACGTACTAGTGGGGACCAAGAAGGCCATGGAACTCTCCTTCGGGTCCACCTGTCATGGTGCGGGGCGGGTGATGAGCCGAGCCCAAGCACTGAAGAAAATCTGGGGTCCAGACCTAAAGCAAGAGCTGGAAGAAAGAGGGTTGGTCATCCGGGCTGGAAGCACCAAGGGATTAGCAGAGGAGGCGCCAGTAGCCTACAAGGATGTCAGCCAAGTCGTGGAGGTGGTCCAGAGTGCTGGATTGGCTCGGAAAGTCGCTCGGTTGCGTCCCTTAGCTGTCATTAAGGGATAG
- the rlmB gene encoding 23S rRNA (guanosine(2251)-2'-O)-methyltransferase RlmB, with the protein MTDYIYGRHTVLAALEQNQPLNRVWILPQLRYHHRFQPLLTQAQARGTVIDQVDAQRLDQLTHGANHQGVVAQVSPYQYWDLGQFLEHIRSQPQPLVVLAEGIMDPQNLGAIIRTTEAMGGHGVIIPQRRCVGVTSTVAKVAAGALSHLPVVRVVNLTRALEELKTAGFWSYALVPEAPTPLYDVQFANAVALAVGSEGPGLTLNLRRHCDVSLCIPLSGKTPSLNAAIACGMALYEVRRQHQPARLLTPVAK; encoded by the coding sequence TTGACGGACTACATTTACGGGCGGCACACGGTCTTGGCGGCATTGGAGCAAAACCAGCCCTTGAACCGGGTGTGGATCCTGCCGCAACTGCGCTATCACCACCGGTTTCAGCCCTTGCTTACCCAGGCCCAGGCGCGCGGCACCGTTATTGACCAGGTGGACGCTCAGCGGTTGGACCAGCTGACCCACGGCGCGAACCACCAGGGCGTTGTGGCGCAGGTCAGCCCCTATCAGTACTGGGATTTGGGGCAATTTCTGGAGCATATTCGTTCTCAGCCCCAGCCCTTGGTGGTTCTGGCGGAGGGCATTATGGACCCCCAAAACCTGGGAGCGATTATCCGCACGACGGAGGCCATGGGCGGTCACGGCGTCATCATTCCCCAGCGGCGGTGTGTGGGAGTCACCAGCACGGTGGCGAAGGTAGCTGCCGGTGCGCTTAGCCATCTGCCGGTGGTGCGCGTGGTCAACCTGACGCGGGCGTTGGAGGAGCTGAAAACGGCTGGGTTCTGGAGCTATGCCCTGGTGCCGGAAGCGCCGACGCCTCTATACGACGTGCAATTTGCCAACGCCGTGGCCTTGGCGGTGGGTTCCGAAGGCCCTGGGTTGACCTTGAACCTGCGCCGCCACTGCGATGTGTCTCTGTGCATTCCTCTGAGCGGCAAAACTCCTAGCCTGAACGCAGCTATCGCCTGCGGCATGGCCCTCTACGAAGTCCGTCGCCAACACCAACCCGCTCGGCTGCTCACACCTGTCGCCAAGTG